In one Heteronotia binoei isolate CCM8104 ecotype False Entrance Well chromosome 1, APGP_CSIRO_Hbin_v1, whole genome shotgun sequence genomic region, the following are encoded:
- the PSTK gene encoding L-seryl-tRNA(Sec) kinase, with protein sequence MTQELENASMWPMGLCVFCGLPAAGKTTMAQALSDFLKKHKGWLCVHLTYDELMPPEAFSQSEMSSGQEGQQSLASNWKFYRHELLMYLECLLQALIKGCHYLLPPKETEVIWKNFVCCLKDQGLISLRAEDTAISQHLINIATLRPTYFILDDNFYYRSMRYEVYQLARKYSLGFCQLFLDCQVEACIQRNCQRTQPLPEETIHAMAQKLEVPNPEKYTWEQYSVILKSTEYSLEDNLKVLNLLSVTLENPVKQLEDNTEFKEVDRALCAASVLHQADQAVRRIVSQTMKNAKDNLIPSEMKSLAQELNQLKVGFLEDLRHEYNEKKQCYSASTFDIKTSLFHQRANDIVKKYVLHM encoded by the coding sequence ATGACACAAGAGTTAGAAAATGCCTCAATGTGGCCAATGGGattgtgtgtgttttgtggcCTACCAGCTGCAGGCAAAACAACAATGGCACAAGCACTCAGTGATTTTTTGAAGAAGCATAAAGGTTGGCTTTGTGTTCACCTCACCTATGATGAACTTATGCCTCCGGAAGCATTCAGCCAATCAGAGATGAGCTCAGGACAGGAGGGACAGCAGTCATTGGCATCAAACTGGAAATTCTACAGACATGAATTATTGATGTACCTTGAATGCCTCCTGCAGGCTCTTATTAAAGGATGCCATTATTTGCTTCCTCCAAAAGAAACTGAAGTAATTTGGAAAAACTTTGTTTGCTGTTTGAAAGATCAAGGCTTAATATCTTTGAGAGCAGAAGACACAGCAATTAGTCAACATTTAATCAATATTGCCACTCTCAGACcaacatattttattttagatgACAACTTTTATTATCGAAGTATGAGATATGAAGTTTACCAATTAGCTCGCAAATATTCACTGGGCTTCTGTCAGTTGTTTTTAGACTGTCAGGTTGAGGCCTGTATACAGAGAAATTGCCAGAGAACTCAGCCATTACCTGAGGAAACCATACATGCAATGGCACAGAAGCTGGAAGTTCCAAATCCAGAGAAATACACATGGGAGCAGTACAGTGTCATTTTGAAGAGTACAGAATATTCTTTGGAGGATAATCTTAAGGTACTCAATTTGTTGTCTGTTACTCTGGAAAACCCAGTGAAACAGCTGGAAGATAATACAGAATTCAAGGAAGTTGATCGAGCTCTTTGTGCAGCCAGTGTCCTTCATCAAGCTGACCAGGCAGTCAGGCGAATTGTCTCTCAAACAATGAAGAATGCAAAAGATAATCTTATCCCAAGTGAGATGAAGAGTTTGGCACAGGAACTCAATCAGCTGAAAGTGGGATTCTTGGAAGATTTAAGACACGAGTATAATGAAAAGAAACAGTGTTATTCAGCAAGCACATTTGATATAAAAACATCTTTATTCCACCAACGGGCCAATGATATTGTTAAGAAATATGTGTTACACATGTAG